The genomic segment CGCCAGGGGTAGCAAATATGATTATATTGATCGTACTATTTGCCGTTATACTCTTAGTTGAGAGATCGCGTATAAAGATAGGAACTTTAATTTGTGTTGTAGGAGTAGGACCAATTATAGATCTTGGAGTGAAGGTTGTTTCATATTTTCCAGTTGAATCTTATAACTATTTTATAAAGGCATTATTGGTTGTATTTGGGTGTTTAATAATTGCAATAGGGTTTGCAGTTTTATCAGCAACAAACGTAGGAGTTGCCCCAAATGATATCGTTCCATTTATAATACAAGATAAAACTAAGGTACAATACCGTTGGATTAGAATAACACTAGATGCTGGATTTTTAATAATAGGATTTATATTAGGAGGAAAAGTTGGTCTTGGTACTGTGATAGCAATGATAACAACTGGACCATTTATACAATTCTGCCTCCCTTATGGAGAAAAGTTTGTAAACTTATTAGTAAATGAAAAAGATGTGGATGTAGAAGAAAGTGTTACAGCCACTGTATAGTTAATTTATAAAAGTGAGAGTAAAGCTATAAGGGCGATTTATTAATTAGTTTAATTTAAAAGAATACAAATTTTATTTAGAAACAGGGTTTGCTTAGCAAACCCTGTTTTTAATTGTAGTAATTATATAGCGAATATTGAAATATATTTTGAAATGGTGTAAAATTATTACAAATAATGAAATAAGTCGATAAAAAATGACCAGAGTTTATAATGGAGAATAACTATTAATCTATAATTGCATGATTATTTTATTTAAATTAATTTCTGTACGAAAAATTGGGGATATATTATTAAAAAAGGAAGTGTTATAATGAAAAATCTTATTAATTTAAGTGTTAAGAAGAAACTTGTTTTAGTGTTCTTTGTGATTTGTATTCTTATAGCCGCAATAGGAACAGAAGGGATTTTAAGTTCTGCAAAAATAAATGATAATGCAGAGGTCTTGTATA from the Clostridium beijerinckii genome contains:
- a CDS encoding YczE/YyaS/YitT family protein, translating into MNKAMNLLKRIILFFVGMSIIQFGVALFLKTNIGSDPFTVFTQGLAFALDKTGLKNFSVVKMISGADQVTPGVANMIILIVLFAVILLVERSRIKIGTLICVVGVGPIIDLGVKVVSYFPVESYNYFIKALLVVFGCLIIAIGFAVLSATNVGVAPNDIVPFIIQDKTKVQYRWIRITLDAGFLIIGFILGGKVGLGTVIAMITTGPFIQFCLPYGEKFVNLLVNEKDVDVEESVTATV